One Rubripirellula reticaptiva genomic region harbors:
- the trhO gene encoding oxygen-dependent tRNA uridine(34) hydroxylase TrhO: MFTVAALYRFVPLSDHVSMREAILGCMVEHGVRGTLLLASEGINGTVAGNRDGIENLLTFLRDDPRLAELDVKWSECDEMPFRRSRVRLKKEIVTLGVEGIDPLASVGTYVDAAEWNALIDDPDVTLVDTRNDYEVAIGTFRGAINPNTDSFRDFPDFVSKNLDPKKHKKVAMFCTGGIRCEKSTALLKKVGFENVYHLRGGILKYLETVPAEDSRWQGDCFVFDGRVAVDHDLQESNHVMCFGCGWPVSPDGQQSDDYIPGVQCPHCASELTDEQRARFAERQFQLRQRIAKQATSQA; the protein is encoded by the coding sequence ATGTTTACCGTCGCCGCGCTCTACCGATTTGTGCCACTTTCCGATCACGTCTCGATGCGTGAAGCAATCTTGGGGTGCATGGTGGAACACGGCGTGCGGGGAACGTTGTTGTTGGCCAGCGAGGGTATCAACGGAACCGTCGCGGGCAACCGTGACGGAATTGAAAACCTGCTAACTTTCTTGCGTGATGATCCGCGCCTTGCCGAACTGGACGTCAAGTGGTCCGAGTGCGATGAGATGCCATTCAGGCGGTCTCGCGTCCGGTTGAAGAAAGAGATCGTGACCCTTGGCGTCGAAGGCATTGATCCACTTGCCTCAGTCGGCACCTACGTCGACGCGGCCGAGTGGAACGCACTGATCGACGATCCCGATGTAACGCTCGTCGACACTCGCAACGACTACGAAGTCGCGATCGGAACGTTTCGCGGCGCGATCAACCCCAACACGGATAGCTTTCGCGACTTCCCAGACTTTGTGTCGAAGAATCTTGATCCTAAGAAACACAAGAAAGTCGCCATGTTTTGCACCGGAGGAATCCGCTGCGAAAAGTCGACGGCACTGCTGAAGAAAGTCGGCTTCGAAAACGTCTACCATCTTCGCGGCGGCATTCTGAAGTACCTCGAAACCGTTCCTGCCGAAGACTCTCGTTGGCAAGGCGACTGTTTCGTATTCGACGGACGTGTTGCCGTCGATCACGACCTGCAAGAATCCAACCACGTGATGTGCTTTGGTTGCGGATGGCCGGTATCGCCAGATGGCCAACAATCCGACGACTACATCCCCGGCGTCCAGTGTCCTCACTGTGCCAGCGAATTGACGGACGAACAACGCGCCCGATTCGCCGAACGCCAATTCCAGTTGCGGCAACGAATCGCCAAGCAAGCGACGTCGCAAGCATAG
- a CDS encoding DUF5989 family protein yields MNKKSESNRPDPKRVAVKDPGIIREFASFLRYNKKWWIAPILIVTVLMMAMVFLSASPAAPFIYALF; encoded by the coding sequence ATGAACAAGAAATCAGAATCAAACCGACCCGATCCAAAGCGAGTCGCCGTGAAAGATCCGGGCATCATTCGCGAGTTCGCATCGTTTCTGCGCTACAACAAGAAATGGTGGATCGCACCGATCTTGATCGTCACCGTGTTGATGATGGCGATGGTGTTTCTGTCCGCTTCACCCGCCGCGCCGTTTATCTATGCGCTGTTTTAG